The following nucleotide sequence is from Salvia miltiorrhiza cultivar Shanhuang (shh) chromosome 7, IMPLAD_Smil_shh, whole genome shotgun sequence.
gattagtgatttactcatcaatcatcactaatccaagattattactaagaattcaagattcttagtaagaatcttataattataacttaagaatgttaatttgattagtgattcactcatcaatcatcactaatccaagattattactaagaattcaagattcttagtaagaatcttataattataacttaagaatgttaatttgattagtgattcactcatcaatcatcactaatctaatattattactaagaattcaagattcttagtaagtaacttataattataacttaagaatgttaatttgattagtgattcactcatcaatcaacactaaggttatgaatggtgtataaactagattgataaaaaaaaaaaattcaaaaattaataataaattaattaataaatatttttccgacataaaaataagaacggaaacgagcccaatccgtaattaacaacattttttgtatatcatctcgacatattctaaggttatgaatatatatgatattgtatattgaagtagactttaaatgaattaatagatactatatatatcaataatacgagtgttctgtactggtgaccattcgaaaagaacttcaaggttaagcgtgcttgacttagagcacaactaagatgggtgaccgactgggaagttcgtctaaattatgctatactgtataaataccgaaataaattgtggatatacaataaaataaataaataaataaaataaataaataaataaaataaaataaaaaaaataaattaaaaaatattaccgagggcaaatgccgtcggtaatgccgtcggtaattaccgacggcattttgccctcggtaatatcgtgaacaactccggcgtgtgcgccaccaccgtccggtggaaattaccgacggtgatatcgccgccgctaattaccgacggcaaacgccgtcggtaattttccggcaagtctccgccgttcaacggcggtatttaacggcggaaatgccggcggcttcgccgccgttaattgccggcggcggccgatcgccgtcggtaatggcgttgccgacgaaccgtttagcgacggcgagttgccgccggtaacgccgccggtaacattatttaccggcggccgtcttttgttaccgacggcatttcgccgtcggtaatcaacgatttttttgtagtgtaagaAGCAAAAaagtttaattttaagattcatacatttttttttacaacgaattcatatatatttcagataaaattcatgagttcatagtttgtattttttttaaaaagtgtttGTAGCGTAATCCTTCCCTTATGTTTATTATATCCCTAATCAAGACTTTGGTCTtcaattttctcaaaaaaaaaagactttGGTCTTCAATATAattattcacaatttaatacACATCCCAAATTTTGGCATTTCTTACCTCAGCACTAATCACCAGGATTCTAATCAATATTCATTACTATTATTCAACGTCATTATATAGGCAAACACATCTTATTCCGAATGTGATTTCCATTATGCAATTAATTACTAACAAATTACCTCCCGAGATTGTGAGACACCAACATGGAAATCAAATCATaaattaattagtatttataTCAATCTCACCAACTACAAAAaccgcatatatatatatatatatcaattaaCAAGTGAAACAAAACTCATCAAGAATAATAGAAATGGAGAGGAAAAACACACAAGTGATTATTGTTTTGGCAATTTTGATGGTAATGTTATGTATATCTTGTGCAGTAGCAGAGAGAGAACTGATCGCCGTAGGTCAGTGCATCAGCATCTGCGTCTCGCGCTGCAAAGGCTCACCGAACTACGACCGATGCTACAACGGTTGCGCCCGCGGCTGCATACCTGCTGCCACCACGTCCTCGTTTTATTGCAACCTCGGCTGCTCCCTTCATAAATGCGGCAACGCTGCCAATGGTTTGTTTTTTTTAAGACAATCTGCATTTCTAGCCTTTCTCATATAGCAAAAACAAATTATAGTCGTGtagataaaaatatgaaaataataaccatttttactattatgcccttacacatttatatgaattttgtgtgtaatgaaaattcatataaataacatatatagctagcacacctacacacttataCGAATTGTGTGTAACCAAAATTCGTGTAATAGTATAAATAACAAGGTACAATAGTAATAaattactattatatttatatttttatctacaTGACtataattctctctctctctcttttattcTTATTCTTGCAAAGTTTGATATTTGACAAATTTATTTCTGATATAAATATTAACATTTGCAGATGCAAATCAGTTGGAGAGTTGCTTGGATGAGTGCTCTAAGGTTCAATGCAAAGAATAATCATTATCAGGAGCTGGGCATGAATAAATGATATGGATTTTATTCTGGAATGTTTGAACCAATTGAtgtgtttaattttttaatgatatTGTCACCGTTGAACAATTTGGACGCATTCTTTTTACATGTTTCTATTGGATGGTGGAAAATGCTAATGAACACAAATTAACCGAATTATTCACTCTTTAGCAACGAAAACTTAACAAGATATTTGCAAAATGGGCGAGAGAATAATAAAGGAATTATTCACCTGAATTGATTTAAGTGTTGGAATTTAATTTCTCCAATATCTTTCACCCGCACGACTCTCCAACTCCCAGCCCATGGAAATAcactataattattaattaattgctaaattatactccctatgtcccacaaattttgatgcaattcttttcggcacgagaatttaAAAGTTGaattttagtattttaagtgtatagataataaagtagaaaaatgataaagtagaagtGTGTAGATAAgtaaaaaatgataaagtagaaaagtgTAATTAACAACCCTTTTTTTTGGCTAATTCTTACCATATTTAAAAACGCTTTAACATTCGTGGGATGGCCGAGAAAAGAAATTGCATCAAAATTcgtagggacggagggagtaattatatattaaactataattattgattaattaagaCGATGAAGCAcggtctgttggtaagacgcttcttcTCCAACCAatataggtcgggggttcgagtcagctagagtgtgagtgtgtttttcctttctttaggtaataacaatttttttttaaaaaagttaaTGATTAATTAAAATCTAACGCATTTGCATCCATGcaatatatgaaaaataattttatgattgcttatatgtgtgtgtatatatatgttcaattgtcgtataaaaaaattataaatacaataaaaatataattttattagaaatattaaaataaaatctcataattacataattaaatgcATATTTGAATATTAAGTATAGTTAGTTTGTTTGTTTCAATTATTAGaacattaatatttaaaataaaaaatacgtaACTAAAATAGT
It contains:
- the LOC130992420 gene encoding protein TAP1-like; translated protein: MERKNTQVIIVLAILMVMLCISCAVAERELIAVGQCISICVSRCKGSPNYDRCYNGCARGCIPAATTSSFYCNLGCSLHKCGNAANDANQLESCLDECSKVQCKE